The Rhizoctonia solani chromosome 4, complete sequence genome contains a region encoding:
- a CDS encoding WD40 domain-containing protein — MAVLGLEEERRWKDLGSAYFEELETGDEQEVKEKINLSSCVAVPVVVTITLTEAPSHVPTISSYINTPTPACSRRMNSSSDMTGVIRDSRLFASGIPRHLNPPLGGTHIPACQDPIILPTVTDKHYIRPTASGRHKIIRPTSDSQVITEGSPTLLSTPVSYPSSQATPPIREPARPHSHIPANILTSPPAIPQGGQEELPLSPPENNFVRED; from the exons ATGGCCGTTTTGGGACTTGAAGAAGAGCGTAGG TGGAAAGATCTAGGTAGCGCATATTTCGAAG AGCTTGAGACTGGTGACGAGCAAGAAGTGAAGGAGAAG ATCAATCTCTCGAGCTGTGTTGCCGTTCCAGTAGTTGTCACAATTACACTAACAGAG GCCCCCTCTCACGTTCCAACAATCTCCTCTTATATAAATACACCCACACCTGCCTGCAGTCGACGGATGAATAGCTCATCGGATATGACAGGAGTCATCCGTGATTCCAGGCTTTTCGCATCAGGGATACCTCGCCACCTGAATCCCCCACTTGGCGGGACACACATTCCTGCTTGCCAAGATCCTATCATCCTTCCTACCGTAACAGACAAACATTATATTCGCCCGACTGCGTCTGGGCGACATAAAATTATCAGACCAACTTCAGATTCTCAGGTAATTACTGAAGGATCGCCCACATTACTTTCTACCCCCGTATCATATCCGTCGTCACAGGCTACTCCTCCGATCCGCGAGCCGGCCCGACCACATTCGCATATCCCAGCAAATATACTCACATCTCCTCCAGCCATACCGCAAGGTGGTCAGGAAGAATTACCGCTTTCTCCCCCAGAAAATAACTTTGTTCGAGAGGATTAA
- a CDS encoding aspartate kinase, whose translation MPINVAIVGVGLVGSETISQLARLAQFRIVALSNSKKLLFNPSGIPVSSWQSELASSDSKPDLDQLTRSLAELRARGDRVALVDNTSSDAVAGLYPTFLSAGIDVVTPNKKAYSSDLGLYQRIKDASAQSGARYLNESTVGAGLPIISTLKDLIATGDKVIKIEGVLSGTLSYIFNEYSKPGGGDSAFSSIVKVAREKGYTEPHPGDDLNGADVARKLTILSRMIPELTSALPQGYKSVSITSLVPDALTDIASGDEFIARLPEFDVDQAKLRDEATKEGKVLRYAGVIDVKSGTIKAALEKYPVDHSFATALGGSDNIIAFHTERYSPRPLIVQGAGAGAAVTAMGVVSDLLKL comes from the exons ATGCCCATCAACGTAGCAATCGTCGGCGTCGGACTCGTTGGCTCAGAAACTATCTCTCAGCTCGCTCGGCTTGCCCAGTTCCGTATAGTTGCACTTTCAAACTCCAAAAAGTTGCTCTTCAATCCATCTGGGATCCCAGTCTCATCATGGCAATCAGAGCTTGCATCGTCGGACTCTAAGCCTGATCTCGACCAGCTAACGAGATCTTTGGCAGAGCTAAGAGCTAGGGGAGACAGAGTTGCGCTAGTAGATAACACATCCTCCGACGCTGTTGCTGGATTGTATCCTACATTCTTGAGCGCTGGGATTGACGTTGTTACTCCGAACAAGAAAGCTTACTCATCTGACCTCGGACTATATCAGAGAATAAAAGACGCGAGCGCACAGAGCGGAGCAAGATACCTGAATGAGTCTACTGTCGGAGCAGGATTACCGATCATTTCGACCTTGAAGGATCTGATCGCGACTGGGGATAAA GTCATTAAAATCGAAGGTGTCCTCTCTGGCACACTCAGCTATATCTTCAACGAATATTCTAAACCTGGTGGAGGAGACTCCGCATTCTCTTCCATTGTCAAAGTCGCACGGGAGAAAGGGTACACC GAACCGCATCCAGGAGACGATCTGAATGGTGCAGACGTTGCGCGAAAACTCACTATCCTTTCTCGAATGATCCCCGAGCTTACCTCTGCACTCCCTCAAGGATACAAATCTGTATCAATCACCTCACTCGTCCCGGATGCTCTCACGGACATTGCATCCGGAGATGAGTTCATTGCACGACTGCCAGAATTTGACGTTGACCAAGCCAAGCTTAGAGACGAGGCTACAAAGGAAGGAAAAGTACTGAGGTATGCGGGCGTAATTGATGTGAAGAGTGGAACGATCAAGGCCGCGTTGGAAAA GTACCCGGTCGATCATTCGTTTGCGACTGCGTTGGGAGGATCTGATAACATTATTGCTTTTCATACGGAGAGATATAGTCCTCGACCTTTAATTGTACAgggtgctggtgctggtgcagCAGTAACTGCCATGGGTGTCGTGAGCGATTTGCTCAAGCTGTAA